From Celeribacter baekdonensis, the proteins below share one genomic window:
- the lgt gene encoding prolipoprotein diacylglyceryl transferase, with translation MPLSALPFPNIGPDIFSVEIGTFTLTLRWYALAYIIGLLVGWRICVATVKRAALWPASGAPLTPRQIEDLLTWIIIGVIVGGRLGFVMFYQRGFYLANPLEILKVWQGGMSFHGGFAGVTIAALVYGIRQRMPLLSMADLLALATPPGLFLGRIANFINNELWGRPSDMPWAVIFPGDAAQSCPGITDICARHPSQLYEALLEGLLLGFALLFLAWRRGWLRTPGAICGLFLAGYGFARSFVELFRQPDAQFADVNNPIGYVVQFGDWGLTMGQFLSLPMLAAGFGLLWLAQKRSAIGSAS, from the coding sequence ATGCCTTTGTCCGCACTTCCGTTCCCAAATATCGGGCCGGATATATTTTCGGTTGAGATCGGCACGTTTACGTTGACTCTCCGCTGGTATGCGTTGGCCTATATCATCGGCCTTCTCGTCGGCTGGAGAATTTGTGTTGCCACGGTCAAACGCGCCGCTCTGTGGCCTGCATCGGGCGCCCCGCTAACACCGCGCCAAATTGAGGATCTTTTGACCTGGATTATCATCGGGGTGATCGTTGGCGGGCGGTTAGGGTTCGTGATGTTCTATCAGCGCGGGTTCTATCTTGCCAATCCGTTAGAAATTCTGAAGGTCTGGCAAGGGGGAATGTCATTTCATGGTGGGTTTGCTGGCGTAACCATTGCCGCGCTTGTTTATGGCATCCGTCAGCGTATGCCGCTCCTGAGCATGGCTGACCTTCTCGCTCTGGCAACGCCTCCGGGCTTGTTCTTGGGCCGGATCGCAAATTTCATAAACAATGAACTATGGGGCCGCCCATCGGACATGCCCTGGGCCGTCATATTTCCCGGTGACGCAGCGCAATCATGCCCGGGAATAACCGACATTTGCGCACGGCATCCTTCGCAACTGTACGAAGCCCTTTTGGAAGGCCTGTTGCTTGGCTTCGCTCTCCTATTCCTTGCGTGGCGGCGCGGATGGCTTAGGACACCAGGGGCAATTTGCGGGCTCTTCCTGGCCGGATATGGTTTTGCGAGAAGTTTTGTAGAGTTGTTTCGCCAGCCCGACGCTCAATTCGCAGACGTGAACAATCCGATTGGGTATGTTGTGCAGTTTGGTGACTGGGGGCTTACGATGGGGCAATTCCTTTCCTTGCCGATGTTAGCCGCGGGATTTGGATTACTTTGGCTGGCGCAGAAGCGGTCCGCCATAGGATCGGCATCTTAG
- a CDS encoding DUF302 domain-containing protein translates to MSYTYNRHLPNTAIDDAEMRLREALKEKGFGVLTEIDVQATMKKKIDRDMDGYRILGACNPHMAWEAIGLEPRIGSMLPCNVILRTVENGTEISAVDPVASMAAVENEKLHEVAAQVRDMLRSAVDNA, encoded by the coding sequence ATGAGTTATACCTACAACAGACATCTGCCCAATACGGCGATTGATGATGCGGAGATGCGCCTGCGCGAAGCCCTGAAAGAAAAGGGATTTGGTGTACTGACCGAAATCGACGTACAGGCAACAATGAAGAAAAAGATTGACCGCGACATGGATGGATACCGCATTCTGGGTGCGTGCAACCCTCATATGGCATGGGAGGCCATTGGGCTGGAGCCCCGTATAGGATCGATGCTGCCTTGCAATGTGATCTTGCGGACGGTCGAAAACGGCACTGAAATCAGCGCTGTTGATCCAGTGGCTTCGATGGCCGCTGTCGAGAATGAGAAGCTGCACGAAGTCGCCGCGCAGGTGCGCGATATGCTGCGATCTGCGGTTGATAATGCATAA
- a CDS encoding EF-hand domain-containing protein: MVIHDENMWRVLHGALLKHWKSDGQVPFCRQLYQPLSIATDGYKSTGVRPYIQMFDAKLYEVKRRKGFKMSYSTKVSTGLLVAVLTAGAALADDSHHQAAGAESVSPNVLAQPMAGTGGPGMMMGGGMMDPSQMAEHLQMMHGMMRMMMQMHSGMMSGNGSMMGPSTTGQGMFPMMGGNMMSMFDMDGNGAVSPEEAHEGLQSMLSDYDADGNGTLSIDEFASLHAKAMRETMVDRFQMLDADGDGQISQGEMVAPADNMAQGMAANPGMMTDEDN; encoded by the coding sequence ATGGTCATCCACGACGAGAATATGTGGCGCGTGTTGCATGGGGCCCTTCTAAAGCATTGGAAATCAGACGGTCAGGTTCCTTTTTGTCGCCAATTGTATCAGCCCCTGTCCATTGCGACAGACGGATACAAATCCACGGGTGTACGTCCTTACATTCAAATGTTTGATGCCAAGTTGTATGAGGTCAAAAGAAGGAAAGGCTTCAAAATGTCCTACTCAACAAAAGTTTCTACCGGTCTTCTGGTTGCCGTTCTCACAGCAGGTGCTGCGCTCGCCGATGACAGCCATCACCAAGCTGCGGGCGCTGAAAGCGTCTCTCCCAATGTACTTGCTCAACCGATGGCAGGGACGGGCGGGCCCGGAATGATGATGGGTGGCGGCATGATGGATCCCAGTCAGATGGCCGAGCATCTTCAGATGATGCACGGCATGATGCGCATGATGATGCAAATGCATTCGGGCATGATGAGCGGAAACGGCAGCATGATGGGACCAAGCACAACCGGTCAAGGTATGTTCCCGATGATGGGGGGCAACATGATGTCAATGTTCGATATGGATGGAAACGGCGCGGTGTCTCCCGAAGAGGCGCATGAGGGCCTTCAGTCGATGCTGTCGGACTATGACGCCGACGGTAATGGCACGCTCTCGATTGACGAATTCGCGTCGCTTCACGCCAAGGCGATGCGCGAGACCATGGTCGATCGTTTCCAGATGCTTGATGCTGATGGCGACGGCCAGATTTCTCAAGGCGAAATGGTCGCCCCTGCCGACAACATGGCACAGGGTATGGCCGCAAATCCCGGAATGATGACGGACGAAGACAACTGA
- a CDS encoding response regulator, translating to MQHAPHILVVDDHEQIRKSVTRYLEKNGMRATAAKDAAEMDAKLAVGSFDLLVLDIMMPGEDGLSVCQRLSSEGRLPIIMLTALGEDADRIVGLEIGADDYLPKPFNPRELLARIKAVLRRSEHKEAFTGSLSGRKVRFAHLTLDVDRQVLLDDAGQETALTVAEFKLLTVLLERPRMVLSRDQLLDLSQGISAGPLDRKIDNQISRLRRKLEPDILRPRIIKTIRSGGYCLSVDVEVSE from the coding sequence ATGCAACACGCGCCACATATTCTCGTCGTGGATGACCATGAACAGATCCGGAAAAGTGTAACCCGCTATCTGGAAAAGAATGGCATGCGAGCAACCGCTGCCAAGGATGCGGCGGAGATGGACGCGAAGCTGGCTGTCGGAAGCTTCGACCTACTGGTCCTGGATATCATGATGCCTGGCGAGGATGGCCTTTCCGTTTGCCAACGTCTGTCAAGCGAAGGGCGACTGCCGATCATCATGTTAACCGCGCTCGGTGAAGATGCGGACCGTATTGTCGGTTTGGAGATCGGTGCGGACGATTATCTTCCCAAGCCGTTTAATCCACGCGAACTCCTTGCGAGGATCAAAGCCGTCCTGCGAAGAAGCGAGCACAAAGAGGCCTTCACCGGATCTCTGAGCGGCCGCAAAGTCCGCTTTGCACACCTTACCTTGGATGTAGACCGGCAGGTGCTTCTCGACGACGCGGGACAAGAGACCGCTCTTACGGTCGCAGAATTCAAACTGCTGACGGTCCTTCTGGAGCGCCCTCGGATGGTGTTGAGCCGCGATCAGTTGCTAGATCTTTCTCAGGGCATTTCCGCTGGTCCGTTGGACAGGAAAATTGACAACCAGATTTCGCGCCTTCGGCGAAAGCTCGAGCCCGACATTCTCCGTCCACGTATTATCAAGACGATCAGAAGCGGCGGCTACTGCCTGTCGGTCGACGTCGAGGTGTCCGAATGA
- the ccmI gene encoding c-type cytochrome biogenesis protein CcmI, translating into MIWIAMAVLALTASGIVAASAWKPALVQGPAEDRTLAVLKDQLSEVDRDAERGLLSVAEAHAARQEIKRRVLSVGRVKNTGESNGGGRVILMAAAVFVPLFAAGYYSFAGAPNLSSIAFEDRQAEVAQNREIEALAQKLLQRLQADSEGGALEGWMLLGQTFMKLGRASDAASAYERATQSMNADSAVFSIYAEALIVSEQGIVTPQAKRAIARALELDPTNPAGTFYDAVGLAQAGANEQAYNRLLTRLDEVDGFAPWMETFVAEANRIGAALGRAPISLSDYAPVMSGNSPGPTAADVEAASQMDDVDRDAFIRSMVERLATRLEAEPDDIDGWMRLGRAYRVLGETDLALNAYSRAKELLVPVSSEDPRQSVILQSLEELQSGQ; encoded by the coding sequence ATGATATGGATTGCAATGGCAGTCCTCGCCTTGACTGCCTCAGGTATTGTTGCGGCTTCGGCGTGGAAGCCTGCCTTGGTGCAAGGTCCGGCCGAAGACAGGACTCTCGCAGTTTTGAAGGACCAGTTGTCTGAAGTCGATCGGGATGCTGAACGCGGCCTGCTTTCTGTCGCAGAGGCGCATGCGGCGCGACAGGAAATCAAGCGGCGGGTTCTCTCCGTGGGGAGAGTAAAAAACACCGGGGAATCCAACGGCGGCGGCAGGGTCATACTCATGGCTGCTGCGGTCTTTGTGCCGCTGTTCGCGGCGGGGTATTACAGTTTTGCTGGAGCGCCAAACCTATCCAGCATCGCTTTCGAGGATCGCCAGGCAGAGGTCGCGCAAAATCGTGAAATCGAAGCGTTGGCGCAGAAGCTATTGCAGCGGTTGCAGGCGGATTCAGAAGGCGGAGCCTTGGAGGGCTGGATGCTCCTTGGACAGACCTTCATGAAATTGGGCCGCGCTTCGGATGCCGCATCGGCCTACGAGCGTGCAACACAATCCATGAATGCCGATTCTGCTGTGTTTTCGATCTATGCGGAAGCTCTCATCGTTTCCGAACAGGGGATCGTGACACCCCAAGCGAAGCGGGCCATTGCAAGAGCACTTGAGCTCGATCCGACCAATCCTGCTGGAACTTTTTACGATGCTGTCGGGCTTGCGCAAGCGGGTGCGAATGAGCAGGCCTACAATCGTCTTCTCACGCGATTGGACGAAGTGGATGGGTTCGCACCCTGGATGGAAACATTTGTCGCGGAAGCAAACCGGATAGGTGCGGCACTGGGCCGAGCGCCTATCAGTTTGTCGGATTATGCTCCAGTAATGTCAGGCAATTCGCCCGGCCCCACTGCTGCAGATGTCGAAGCGGCCAGCCAGATGGATGATGTCGATCGAGATGCATTTATCCGATCCATGGTGGAACGTTTGGCAACACGCCTTGAGGCTGAACCAGACGATATCGATGGATGGATGCGTCTTGGCAGGGCCTACAGGGTGCTCGGCGAAACTGACCTCGCCTTGAACGCGTACAGTCGAGCCAAAGAGCTATTGGTGCCCGTTTCCTCCGAAGACCCGCGCCAAAGTGTCATTTTGCAGTCCTTGGAAGAACTCCAGTCGGGCCAATAG
- a CDS encoding heme lyase CcmF/NrfE family subunit, translated as MTPELGHFVLALALALALVQSTIPLFGAARGNLLWMRSARSTAFGQVVFVGLAFAALMRAFVVSDFTVLNVANNSHSLKPMIFKVAATWGSHEGSLLLWVFILTIFGAAVAAFGSNLPETLRARTLAMQAWISVGFLSFLLFTSNPFERVFPPPLDGADLNPLLQDIGLAMHPPLLYFGYVGFSIVFSFAAAALIEGRIDTAWARWVRPWTLAAWISLTAGIALGSWWAYYELGWGGWWFWDPVENVSFMPWLLGTALLHSAIVTEKRDAFKSWTILLAILTFSLSLLGTFVVRSGLLTSVHAFAVDPERGLYILGLLAISIGGSLALYAWRAPMMEGGGLFKPISREAGLLLNNLILATATGTVLFGTLYPLFLEAVSGDKISVGPPFFNGAFVPMMLPLVFVMGLGPFLSWKRADLVGVLQRVRFVVVLAVLATLAIWYFAKGGPVLAYLSILIALWLFFASLREWALRVRLFEVPLQESIRRARNLPRAAHGMTLAHAGVAVLMIGMIGSSVWKSEEIAFVEPGTSVNIAGFDVTFEGVQRVRGPNYIADQGTLRVERGGSFVTALKPERRSYPVAQSTTTESAIRSTLAGDLYASITEPSLDKAEESGAWTLRILYEPFVGLLWLGAAMLVIGGSLSLSDRRFRVGAPQSSKARSTKPVAAE; from the coding sequence ATGACCCCGGAACTCGGCCATTTTGTGCTGGCCCTCGCATTGGCGTTGGCCCTCGTCCAATCGACTATTCCTCTTTTCGGCGCGGCCCGGGGCAATCTTCTCTGGATGCGTTCGGCCCGGTCGACTGCTTTTGGGCAGGTCGTCTTCGTCGGACTTGCCTTTGCAGCCTTGATGCGCGCTTTTGTTGTCTCTGATTTCACTGTTTTGAACGTTGCGAACAATTCGCATTCGCTGAAACCAATGATCTTCAAAGTCGCGGCGACTTGGGGAAGTCATGAAGGATCGTTGCTTCTCTGGGTCTTCATTCTGACCATCTTCGGTGCTGCGGTTGCTGCTTTCGGCTCAAACCTACCGGAAACACTTCGAGCGCGAACTTTGGCAATGCAGGCATGGATCAGCGTCGGGTTCCTGTCCTTCCTTCTCTTCACATCCAATCCGTTCGAGCGCGTCTTTCCTCCGCCGCTTGATGGCGCTGACCTCAATCCTCTGCTCCAGGATATCGGCCTCGCGATGCACCCGCCTCTGCTGTATTTTGGATATGTCGGTTTCTCGATCGTCTTTTCGTTTGCAGCCGCAGCCTTGATCGAGGGACGGATCGACACAGCCTGGGCAAGATGGGTTCGACCCTGGACACTGGCCGCGTGGATCAGCCTGACTGCGGGGATAGCTCTGGGATCGTGGTGGGCATATTACGAACTGGGTTGGGGTGGATGGTGGTTCTGGGACCCGGTTGAAAATGTCAGTTTTATGCCCTGGCTTCTCGGGACAGCACTTCTCCATTCGGCGATTGTCACTGAAAAGCGTGACGCGTTCAAAAGCTGGACAATCCTACTCGCGATCTTGACGTTTTCGCTGTCACTCCTCGGCACATTTGTGGTTCGGTCTGGCTTGCTGACCTCTGTGCATGCTTTTGCCGTGGATCCGGAGCGAGGCCTATACATTCTTGGCCTGCTTGCGATTTCAATTGGTGGCTCACTTGCACTCTATGCGTGGCGGGCGCCAATGATGGAAGGTGGCGGGTTGTTTAAGCCGATTAGTCGAGAGGCAGGGTTGTTGCTAAACAACCTGATCCTGGCTACAGCGACTGGCACGGTTCTGTTCGGTACGCTTTATCCGCTGTTTCTCGAAGCCGTTTCTGGTGACAAGATTTCCGTCGGTCCGCCGTTCTTCAATGGCGCGTTCGTACCAATGATGCTCCCCTTGGTTTTTGTCATGGGTCTGGGGCCGTTTTTGTCCTGGAAACGAGCCGATCTCGTCGGAGTGCTTCAACGTGTCCGCTTCGTGGTGGTGCTGGCGGTGCTGGCAACGCTCGCAATTTGGTATTTCGCCAAAGGCGGGCCCGTGTTGGCATATCTTTCGATCCTCATCGCGCTTTGGTTGTTTTTTGCTTCCTTACGTGAATGGGCGCTGCGGGTTCGTTTGTTCGAGGTTCCGCTCCAGGAAAGCATCCGGCGTGCCCGCAATTTGCCCCGCGCGGCGCATGGAATGACGCTCGCTCATGCGGGAGTTGCGGTCTTGATGATCGGCATGATTGGCTCTTCGGTTTGGAAATCTGAAGAGATCGCATTTGTAGAGCCCGGCACGAGTGTCAACATTGCGGGATTTGATGTCACATTTGAAGGTGTGCAGCGCGTTCGTGGCCCGAACTATATTGCGGATCAGGGAACCCTGCGCGTCGAAAGGGGCGGCTCTTTCGTGACGGCTCTCAAACCTGAACGGCGCAGCTATCCGGTCGCACAAAGTACGACAACAGAATCGGCGATACGGTCAACCCTGGCGGGAGACCTATACGCTTCGATCACGGAACCCTCTCTGGACAAAGCCGAAGAGAGCGGTGCCTGGACTCTGCGTATTCTCTATGAGCCATTCGTCGGCTTGCTTTGGTTGGGTGCGGCCATGCTTGTCATAGGCGGCAGTCTGTCCTTGTCCGATCGCCGCTTCCGGGTCGGGGCACCCCAAAGCTCCAAGGCACGATCCACGAAACCGGTCGCAGCGGAGTGA
- a CDS encoding c-type cytochrome produces MTYISRQMILAIAVVWALPVGAQDSGHMTDNGAMSQMMSSGLFLPNMDAAKGRALFASKGCVVCHSINGVGGEDAPALDAAYMDLPMNPFEFAARMWRGAPAMVAAQEDELGGQIEFTGQELADIIAFVHDSEEQKAFSAGDIPEKIEEMMHQMGEEDHD; encoded by the coding sequence ATGACCTACATTTCCAGACAGATGATCTTAGCCATTGCTGTGGTGTGGGCGCTGCCAGTCGGCGCCCAAGACAGCGGGCATATGACAGATAATGGGGCGATGAGTCAGATGATGAGCTCCGGACTGTTCCTGCCAAACATGGATGCAGCCAAGGGGCGTGCGCTGTTCGCCTCGAAAGGCTGTGTCGTTTGTCATTCTATCAACGGGGTCGGAGGCGAGGATGCCCCCGCCCTTGATGCAGCGTATATGGACCTGCCAATGAACCCGTTTGAATTTGCCGCCCGAATGTGGCGCGGCGCGCCGGCGATGGTCGCTGCCCAAGAGGATGAGCTCGGCGGGCAAATTGAATTCACAGGTCAGGAGCTTGCCGATATCATCGCGTTCGTTCACGATTCCGAAGAACAGAAGGCATTCTCTGCCGGCGACATCCCCGAAAAGATTGAAGAAATGATGCACCAAATGGGTGAGGAGGATCACGACTGA
- a CDS encoding multicopper oxidase domain-containing protein: protein MTNRRAFIAGLAGLPFATGPLAAIAQGSVRALAMPPLLDATRDRHFRLTAQKGKTDFTGLGGGETWGFNQSFLGPTLRLPAGASTQAQIDNTLSEKISVHWHGMLIPGEVDGGPHQTIEPGTTWFPELDLTQPPATLWYHSHVHGDTGRQVQRGLAGVIHVDDGRDDARGLPISYGVDDLTLVLQDRRFDRQGRIDYGLSMPDQMMGFMGNVILVNGQLGTQAVVPRGIVRLRLLNGSNARIYPLSFSDRREMHLIATDSGYLNQPVAIESLVIAPGERYEVLVDFSGGEAGTLVSSANPNQMMGGMMGGASTAGGAS from the coding sequence ATGACAAATCGTAGAGCCTTCATCGCCGGCTTGGCTGGCCTGCCGTTCGCCACAGGTCCGCTGGCGGCCATCGCACAGGGGAGTGTCAGGGCGTTGGCTATGCCACCATTGCTCGACGCAACCCGCGATCGGCATTTCCGTCTGACTGCCCAAAAGGGCAAGACCGATTTTACAGGACTGGGCGGCGGTGAGACCTGGGGGTTCAACCAATCCTTTTTGGGGCCTACGCTACGTCTTCCCGCAGGAGCTTCGACGCAAGCACAGATCGACAATACGCTGTCAGAGAAAATCTCGGTGCACTGGCACGGTATGCTGATACCCGGCGAAGTTGACGGCGGCCCACACCAGACCATTGAACCGGGCACGACTTGGTTTCCCGAACTGGATCTGACACAACCACCCGCTACTCTTTGGTACCACTCGCACGTTCATGGTGACACCGGACGACAAGTTCAAAGGGGATTGGCCGGTGTGATCCACGTTGATGACGGTCGGGACGATGCTCGGGGTCTCCCGATCTCATACGGCGTCGATGATTTGACCTTGGTTCTGCAAGACCGCCGGTTCGACCGGCAGGGCCGCATCGATTATGGCCTGTCTATGCCAGATCAGATGATGGGTTTCATGGGCAATGTCATTCTTGTTAACGGTCAGCTAGGCACCCAGGCTGTCGTCCCTCGCGGTATTGTCCGTTTGCGCTTGCTCAACGGCTCGAACGCGAGGATTTATCCCCTATCGTTTTCTGACCGTCGCGAGATGCACCTCATCGCGACGGACAGTGGCTATCTCAATCAACCTGTCGCCATTGAGTCCCTCGTGATCGCTCCCGGCGAACGATACGAAGTCCTCGTCGATTTTTCGGGAGGAGAGGCTGGCACGCTGGTATCCTCTGCAAATCCCAATCAGATGATGGGTGGGATGATGGGCGGCGCGAGCACTGCTGGGGGAGCTTCGTAG
- a CDS encoding rhodanese-like domain-containing protein, with protein sequence MLSRRQTFGLFASSTLLAYSPAWADNHDVWALDTLHDALKSDLARLVDIRRPEEWQDTGVAEGAWPIDMTHPRFGERLFDARDLAAGRPVALICRTGHRSGLVMSKLREAKAAGFVDAVGGMLGAPGRSGWIEQGLPTVTREAALAALPSELA encoded by the coding sequence ATGCTGAGCCGCCGTCAAACTTTTGGCCTGTTCGCATCGAGCACCTTGCTTGCCTATTCGCCAGCTTGGGCTGACAACCATGACGTATGGGCGCTCGATACTCTCCATGATGCGCTGAAAAGCGATTTGGCAAGGCTTGTGGACATCCGCAGACCCGAGGAATGGCAAGATACCGGCGTCGCGGAGGGGGCGTGGCCAATCGACATGACCCATCCGCGGTTCGGGGAGCGCCTCTTCGACGCCCGCGATCTTGCTGCGGGACGCCCGGTCGCCCTGATTTGTCGGACCGGCCATCGCTCAGGTCTCGTAATGAGCAAGTTGCGTGAAGCGAAAGCTGCCGGCTTTGTTGACGCCGTAGGCGGGATGCTTGGCGCCCCGGGGAGATCCGGCTGGATCGAGCAAGGTCTGCCGACAGTAACAAGAGAAGCCGCACTGGCCGCCCTCCCAAGTGAGCTAGCGTGA
- a CDS encoding DsbE family thiol:disulfide interchange protein → MKRSVAIIPLVLAVIVGGFFLWGLNPNRDPSEIPSVLISQPAPSFILGPVPGLDVQGLSRENLLGNPTPVVVNVFASWCVPCRAEHAVLSALVERDGVRLFGINYKDQPVDAVNWLQNLGNPYERIGLDLSGRAGIEWGISGVPETFIVGGDGTVLYRYVGPIVGEEAVSTFRQALRQAGVLEERS, encoded by the coding sequence ATGAAACGATCTGTAGCGATTATTCCCTTGGTACTGGCAGTGATTGTCGGCGGATTTTTCTTGTGGGGCCTGAATCCCAATCGTGACCCAAGCGAGATTCCTTCGGTTCTCATTTCTCAGCCAGCTCCCTCGTTCATTCTCGGGCCGGTGCCGGGTCTTGATGTACAGGGACTGTCTCGGGAAAACCTGCTCGGAAACCCAACGCCAGTCGTCGTTAATGTGTTCGCTTCCTGGTGCGTTCCCTGTCGTGCCGAACACGCGGTTCTGAGCGCTTTGGTTGAGCGCGATGGCGTGCGTTTGTTCGGGATCAACTACAAGGATCAACCGGTAGACGCGGTCAATTGGCTTCAAAATCTCGGGAACCCGTACGAACGTATTGGCTTGGATCTGTCAGGTCGTGCCGGGATCGAGTGGGGGATTTCGGGTGTGCCCGAGACATTCATTGTCGGAGGCGATGGAACGGTGCTCTACCGATACGTCGGCCCGATCGTCGGTGAAGAGGCTGTATCAACCTTTCGCCAGGCTCTCCGACAAGCGGGTGTGTTAGAGGAGAGGAGCTGA
- a CDS encoding SHOCT domain-containing protein translates to MLRLTNTTAAFTLFATTAMADPGGDYYGHMWGGGFGMLGGLMMIVFWGVIIALIFFAVRWFSEKGRASGSSAHDILRDRFARGEIDEDEYRKRKAALDD, encoded by the coding sequence ATGCTTAGACTTACCAACACAACCGCAGCATTCACACTGTTCGCGACGACCGCCATGGCGGACCCCGGCGGAGATTATTACGGCCACATGTGGGGCGGTGGATTTGGAATGCTGGGAGGGCTGATGATGATCGTGTTCTGGGGCGTGATTATTGCGCTGATATTCTTCGCCGTTCGCTGGTTCAGCGAAAAGGGCCGTGCCTCCGGGTCGAGCGCGCATGACATTCTCAGGGATCGCTTCGCGCGCGGTGAGATTGATGAAGACGAGTATCGCAAGCGCAAAGCCGCTCTAGACGACTGA
- a CDS encoding ATP-binding protein — MIWRLLRSLRVQLVLLIIIALGIAQFVSLWLFADERSLAIRAALGFEAAGRAANVARLIEEAPADLRPSIIRAANSPLVRFDLGTKPLVQHSDHSDGGLVETRVRALLNDSYSRDIRVELHQIQGAILPLPNLSHEMTEMHLAMMRGELSAIEMNLSISIAGGQWLNVSTRFERPPIQWPLYSMLTFGLTAMALLVAVSWFVMTGLLGPLRRLAWASERLGRGEDIDALPERGPQEVRELTAGFNRMQDRLTRFVADRTRVLAALGHDLRSPLTAMRVHSEMVEEDETRESLVATVEEMQSMVEATLTFAKGLSGNEPMQDVDLQSFLEALRGDMVVPFVLSDGPEVTVRLRPNAIRRALRNVIENAVRYGGSATLGWISAEGEIEISVTDRGPGIPTAELERIFDPFFRLEESRSLETGGHGLGLSIARSILRAQGGEISLANHPDGGLIATIRLPVAET; from the coding sequence ATGATCTGGCGGCTCCTACGATCTCTCCGGGTCCAACTCGTTCTTCTCATCATTATCGCGTTGGGGATCGCACAGTTTGTCAGCCTGTGGCTCTTCGCCGATGAACGAAGCCTCGCCATACGGGCTGCTCTTGGGTTTGAGGCAGCTGGACGAGCGGCAAATGTTGCGCGCTTGATTGAAGAGGCACCCGCTGACCTGCGCCCATCAATTATCCGCGCGGCGAACTCGCCCCTTGTTCGCTTTGACCTCGGGACGAAGCCGCTTGTGCAACATAGCGACCATTCGGATGGCGGGTTGGTTGAAACCCGCGTCCGCGCACTCCTGAACGACAGCTACAGTCGCGACATTCGTGTGGAGCTTCACCAGATCCAAGGCGCGATCCTGCCGCTACCGAACCTTTCGCACGAAATGACCGAGATGCACTTGGCCATGATGCGAGGTGAACTGTCCGCAATCGAGATGAACCTTTCAATTTCGATCGCCGGCGGCCAGTGGTTGAACGTAAGTACGCGCTTTGAGCGTCCGCCGATCCAGTGGCCGCTTTATTCCATGCTGACATTTGGTCTGACGGCAATGGCCCTGTTGGTCGCAGTGAGCTGGTTTGTCATGACCGGACTGCTGGGCCCTCTGCGGCGATTGGCCTGGGCGTCGGAACGATTGGGGCGTGGAGAAGACATAGACGCGTTGCCAGAACGGGGACCCCAGGAGGTTCGGGAGCTGACCGCTGGTTTCAACCGTATGCAGGACAGGCTGACACGGTTCGTTGCCGACAGAACGAGGGTTCTGGCGGCCCTTGGACATGATCTTCGATCTCCGCTCACCGCAATGAGAGTACATTCAGAAATGGTAGAGGAAGACGAAACCCGAGAGAGTCTCGTCGCAACCGTCGAAGAAATGCAGTCGATGGTGGAAGCAACCCTTACCTTCGCGAAAGGTCTCTCAGGGAACGAACCAATGCAGGATGTTGACCTGCAATCGTTCCTAGAAGCTCTGCGGGGGGATATGGTCGTACCGTTTGTGCTCTCTGACGGCCCCGAAGTCACGGTTCGATTGCGCCCCAATGCCATTCGACGCGCATTGCGAAACGTGATCGAGAACGCGGTGCGCTACGGCGGGTCCGCAACCCTGGGCTGGATATCAGCCGAGGGGGAAATAGAAATTTCCGTCACTGACAGAGGGCCGGGGATTCCAACCGCAGAATTGGAACGCATATTTGACCCATTCTTCAGGCTTGAAGAAAGCCGATCTCTGGAAACCGGCGGGCATGGGCTGGGCCTGTCGATCGCAAGGTCCATTCTTCGTGCGCAGGGTGGGGAGATCAGTCTGGCGAACCACCCGGACGGGGGGCTTATCGCGACAATTCGATTGCCAGTTGCTGAAACATGA